Proteins from a genomic interval of Gossypium hirsutum isolate 1008001.06 chromosome A09, Gossypium_hirsutum_v2.1, whole genome shotgun sequence:
- the LOC107888602 gene encoding protease Do-like 8, chloroplastic codes for MQVLVCSNSCSLNLNSNNVKSHLLIGRRELLSTLCSTGSHKEIVSHKPISILRMISERMADFGEVIIGKSIPFATRRVLLAGLFACWTFHPSRYLSAQALGDPSVTVEDVTPPVLPSGVLFPSEERTVQLFEKNTYSVVNIFDVTLRPQLNVTGAVEIPEGNGSGVVWDEQGHIVTNYHVIGNSLSRNPSPGQVVARVNILASDGVQKNFEGKLIGADRSKDLAVLKVEASEDLLRPIKVGQSSYLRVGQQCLAIGNPFGFDHTLTVGVISGLNRDIFSQTGVTIGGGIQTDAAINPGNSGGPLLDSKGNLIGINTAIFTQTGTSAGVGFAIPSSTVLKIVPQLIKFGKAVRPGLNIEIAPDLIANQLNVRKGALILQVPSNGLAAKAGLLPTTRGFAGNLILGDIILAVDNKLVKNKAELNKALDEYNVGDKVMLKIQRGSENMELQVILEEVSS; via the exons ATGCAAGTTTTGGTCTGCAGCAATTCTTGCTCATTAAACCTTAATAGCAACAACGTTAAGAGTCACTTGCTCATTGGTCGTCGCGAACTCTTGTCTACTTTATGTTCCACTGGTTCCCATAAAGAAATCGTTTCTCACAAACCCATTTCCATTTTAAG GATGATTAGTGAACGAATGGCCGATTTTGGTGAGGTAATAATAGGAAAAAGTATACCCTTTGCGACAAGGAGGGTACTTCTTGCTGGTCTTTTTGCCTGTTGGACTTTTCATCCTTCAAGGTACTTATCAG CTCAAGCATTGGGGGATCCCTCAGTGACAGTTGAAGATGTAACTCCTCCAGTTCTCCCTTCTGGAGTGCTCTTCCCTTCTGAG GAAAGAACCGTCCAACTCTTTGAAAAGAATACATATTCTGTTGTCAACATTTTTGATGTAACATTGCGCCCTCAACTTAATGTAACTGGTGCTGTTGAG ATTCCCGAAGGAAACGGTTCGGGCGTTGTCTGGGATGAACAGGGACATATTGTGACAAATTATCATG TGATAGGTAATTCCCTCTCGAGGAATCCAAGTCCAGGGCAAGTTGTTGCACGAGTTAATATCCTAGCATCAGATGG GGTGCAAAAGAATTTTGAGGGGAAGTTGATTGGTGCAGATCGCAGTAAAGACCTTGCTGTTTTAAAG GTAGAAGCCTCTGAAGATTTGTTGAGGCCAATTAAGGTTGGGCAGTCTTCTTACCTAAGAGTAGGACAACAATGTTTGGCAATTGGAAATCCATTTGGTTTTGATCATACCCTCACTGTTGGAGTCATTAGTGGATTGAATAGAGACATTTTTAGTCAAACTGGAGTGACGATCGGGGGTGGAATTCAAACAGATGCAGCCATCAATCCGGGAAACAG TGGAGGTCCTCTGTTAGATTCGAAAGGGAATCTGATTGGAATTAATACGGCTATATTCACACAGACAG GTACATCAGCTGGTGTAGGATTTGCTATCCCGTCGTCCACTGTGCTCAAGATTGTACCTCAGCTGATCAAATTTGGCAAA GCCGTTCGACCAGGTTTGAACATCGAAATTGCTCCCGACCTGATTGCTAATCAACTTAATGTTCGAAAAGGGGCCCTTATCCTTCAG GTTCCCAGTAACGGTTTAGCAGCCAAGGCAGGGCTACTCCCGACCACCAGGGGTTTTGCTGGTAATCTTATACTTGGGGATATCATTCTTGCAGTTGACAACAAACTG GTTAAAAACAAAGCAGAGTTAAACAAAGCATTGGATGAATACAATGTGGGGGATAAGGTAATGTTAAAGATCCAAAGGGGCAGTGAGAATATGGAGCTGCaagtgattttggaagaagtaaGTTCATAA
- the LOC121206475 gene encoding DExH-box ATP-dependent RNA helicase DExH18, mitochondrial — translation MGRGLATFLFRIYTSKKNVSRVKFMSSNRYIHSFRQFENWVLDKDPPSFHVPRREFSTSLVGLVGKFRNYGDANVRPFSSVVKNGGDDGGEDNGMHDSEMEKNEHGKHILDFVKLVDFDGENENKVEDDVDGLNENGIYGSKDVELEHGDDKENKGIVDFMRANDFDSVHENSDEDGIDSSKEDGIDGTVNRKQVGFRNPVELYQELRGNENPVKLCREDWEILQQVFSYFCRSGWAANQSLAIYIGRSFFPTAAHKFRSFFFKNCSADVTEHLVSLGPSNAAVKFLFPIFVEFCIEEFPDEIKQFRSMIQSADLTAPHTWFPFARAMKRKIIYHCGPTNSGKTYNALQRFMEAKKGIYCSPLRLLAMEVFDKVNAQGIYCSLHTGQEKKYVPFSNHVACTVEMVSTEELYDVAVIDEIQMMSDPYRGHAWTRALLGLKADEIHLCGDPTVLNIVRKICSDTGDELNEHHYDRFKPLVVEAKTLLGDLQNVRSGDCVVAFSRREIFEVKMAIEKHTSHRCCVIYGALPPETRRQQANLFNDQDNEFDVLVASDAVGTGLNLNIRRVVFYSISKYNGDKIVPVPASQVKQIVGRAGCRGSRYPDGLTTTLHLNDFDYLIECLKQPFEEVKKVGLFPFFEQVELSAGQFPNVTFCKLLENFGENCRLDGLYFLCRHDHIKKVANMLEKVQGLSLEDRFNFCFAPVNIRDPKAMYHLLRFASAYSQNVPVSIAMGMPKGSAKNDAELLDLETKHQVLSMYLWLSYHFREETF, via the coding sequence ATGGGAAGAGGATTAGCAACGTTTCTGTTTAGAATCTATACTTCTAAGAAAAATGTTTCTAGAGTTAAGTTTATGTCATCAAATCGATATATTCATTCTTTTAGACAATTTGAAAACTGGGTTTTGGATAAAGACCCTCCGTCTTTCCATGTGCCTCGAAGAGAGTTTTCGACTAGCTTGGTTGGTTTAGTTGGTAAATTTAGAAACTATGGAGATGCTAATGTGAGACCTTTTTCCTCTGTTGTTAAAAATGGGGGTGATGATGGTGGGGAGGATAATGGAATGCATGATTcagaaatggaaaaaaatgagCACGGTAAGCATATTTTGGATTTTGTGAAACTTGTCGACTTTGATGGTGAAAATGAGAATAAGGTTGAGGATGATGTTGATGGTTTGAATGAGAATGGTATATATGGTTCAAAAGATGTTGAGTTGGAACATGGAGATGATAAAGAGAATAAGGGTATTGTGGATTTTATGAGAGCTAATGATTTTGATAGTGTCCATGAGAATTCAGATGAGGATGGCATTGACAGTTCTAAGGAGGATGGAATTGATGGAACTGTGAACCGTAAGCAAGTCGGCTTTCGAAATCCTGTGGAATTGTATCAGGAACTTCGTGGTAATGAAAACCCTGTGAAGCTGTGCAGAGAAGATTGGGAGATCTTACAGCAAGTTTTCAGCTATTTCTGTAGGTCAGGGTGGGCAGCCAATCAGTCACTTGCTATTTATATTGGCAGGTCATTTTTCCCTACTGCTGCTCATAAGTTCCGTAGCTTTTTCTTTAAGAATTGTTCTGCTGATGTTACTGAACATTTGGTATCACTTGGTCCATCTAATGCTGCTGTTAAGTTTCTTTTCCCTATATTTGTGGAGTTCTGTATTGAAGAGTTTCCTGATGAGATCAAGCAGTTTCGAAGTATGATTCAATCAGCAGATCTTACAGCACCGCATACATGGTTTCCCTTTGCACGGGCAATGAAGCGTAAGATCATTTATCACTGTGGTCCAACAAATAGTGGCAAGACTTACAATGCTTTGCAGCGGTTTATGGAAGCAAAGAAGGGTATTTATTGCAGCCCGCTTAGGCTTTTGGCTATGGAAGTTTTTGACAAAGTGAATGCACAAGGAATTTACTGTAGTCTCCACACAGGGCAAGAGAAGAAATATGTCCCGTTTTCGAATCATGTCGCCTGTACTGTGGAAATGGTGTCAACTGAGGAATTATATGATGTTGCTGTTATTGATGAAATCCAGATGATGTCAGACCCGTATAGAGGTCATGCATGGACGCGTGCATTGCTCGGATTGAAAGCTGATGAGATACATTTGTGTGGGGATCCAACAGTTCTCAATATTGTTAGGAAAATCTGTTCAGATACTGGAGATGAGTTGAATGAACATCATTATGACAGGTTCAAACCCTTAGTGGTTGAGGCCAAGACACTGTTGGGAGACCTTCAAAATGTTCGCTCGGGTGACTGTGTTGTTGCTTTCTCAAGGAGAGAGATATTCGAGGTGAAAATGGCTATTGAGAAACACACAAGTCACCGCTGCTGTGTTATTTATGGTGCGTTACCGCCAGAGACTCGCAGGCAGCAAGCTAACTTGTTTAATGATCAAGATAATGAATTTGATGTGCTTGTTGCCAGTGATGCTGTGGGGACGGGATTGAATCTTAACATTAGGAGAGTTGTCTTTTATAGTATTTCAAAGTACAATGGTGACAAGATTGTTCCTGTCCCGGCATCTCAGGTTAAGCAAATTGTTGGAAGAGCTGGTTGTAGAGGAAGCCGTTACCCAGATGGACTTACGACAACCTTGCATTTAAATGATTTTGATTATCTAATTGAGTGTTTAAAGCAACCCTTTGAAGAAGTTAAGAAAGTGGGTCTCTTTCCATTCTTCGAGCAGGTTGAATTGTCTGCTGGGCAATTCCCTAATGTTACTTTCTGCAAGTTgcttgaaaattttggtgaaaattGCCGTTTGGATGGATTGTACTTTTTGTGTCGACATGATCATATTAAGAAGGTAGCAAATATGTTGGAAAAGGTTCAGGGATTATCTTTGGAAGACCGGTTCAACTTTTGTTTTGCTCCGGTCAATATTAGAGACCCGAAAGCAATGTACCATCTCCTTAGGTTTGCTTCAGCTTACAGTCAAAATGTCCCGGTTAGCATAGCGATGGGTATGCCAAAAGGTTCCGCTAAAAATGATGCAGAACTTCTGGATCTTGAGACAAAACACCAAGTTTTATCTATGTATCTTTGGCTATCTTACCACTTCAGGGAGGAAACTttttga